The following are encoded together in the Lathyrus oleraceus cultivar Zhongwan6 chromosome 3, CAAS_Psat_ZW6_1.0, whole genome shotgun sequence genome:
- the LOC127131426 gene encoding uncharacterized protein LOC127131426 has product MRFEFPDEDIMLIRDCNIPGPEEGPEPGSRWTMVFDGASNAHGNGIGAVITSPTNFHLHFTARLCFECTNNMAEYEACIFGIEAVIDLRIKILEVYGDSALVISQVKGDWDTRDHKLIPYKEHVLKLVPYFDEITFHYIPQEENQLADALVTLASMFKVKWKNEALSFHLNSLDEPAYYLAAEDEADSHPWFHDIMKFLENQEYLADASITDKKYL; this is encoded by the coding sequence ATGCGTTTCGAATTCCCCGACGAGGATATCATGTTGATTAGGGATTGCAACATCCCCGGTCCCGAGGAAGGACCCGAGCCTGGATCCCGATGGACcatggtttttgatggagcttctaacgCTCATGGCAATGGCATTGGAGCAGTAATCACTTCTCCAACTAATTTCCACCTCCACTTCACCGCCCGATTATGTTTTgaatgtacaaataatatggccGAATACGAGGCTTGTATATTTGGTATTGAAGCTGTTATCGATCTTAGAATCAAAATCCTGGAAGTATATGGGgactcagccttggtaatcagccaagtcaaaggagattgggatacTAGAGACCATAAGCTCATTCCTTACAAAGAGCATGTCTTGAAACTAGTCCCCTATTTTGATGAAATTACATTCCACTACATCCCTCAAGAAGAGAATCAGCTAGCTGACGCTTTGGTGACTTTGGCATCCATGTTTAAAGTTAAATGGAAGAACGAAGCGCTATCCTTTCACCTGAACTCCTTGGACGAACCTGCTTACTATCTAGCAGCAGAAGACGAAGCTGACAGTCATCCTTGGTTCCATGACATCATGAAATTCTTAGAGAACCAAGAGTATCTTGCGGACGCGTCTATCACCGACAAGAAGTATCTTTGA